The region TCGCTGATCCGCATGGCGCCCAACTCGGCGGTGGCGCCCGCACCGACGACGGCGGCCAGCGCCACACCCGACACCAGCGGCGCGGCGGACCGGACGTTGATCATCGCGGCGAAGAAGCCGGTGAACGCCTCGACACCAATGTTGCCGAGGGATGCGAAGCCCTGAATCGCCACCAGCGACGAACCGGACAGGCTGACGAAGCCGACGATCGCCGAGGTACCGCCGATCACCGCCATCGCGCCAGTGCCCATGCCGATTTCGGCGATCAGGCGCAGCGTCTCCTTGCGGTAGTAGCGCAGCGCGTGCCCGATCGAGCCCATCGCGGTGACCACGAACCAGGCGACATGGCCGATGCTGTCGAGCGCCCGCGCGGGACTGCCGACCACCCTTTCGGCCGTTGCGGCGCTGCGCGGAAACCGTGCGCGCAGGACTTGGGTGCTCGACATGTCAGCGCCCCGTTCCGAACCGGACACCAATCGTGGTCAGCACCACGTTGACCGCGAACAGCGCGATGACGCACAGCACCAGCGTTTCGTTGACCGCGGTGCCGACGCCCTTCGCGCCGCCGGAAACGGTGAGGCCGCGGTAGCAGCCGACCAGTCCGGCGATCAAGCCGAAGGTGGTGGCCTTCACCACCGAGATCAACACCTCGGGAAGGCCGGTGATCAGAGTCAGCGTCGATACATAGGCGCCCGCGGACACGTTCTGCAGGTACACGCCGAAGACGAAGCCGCCGACCAGGCCGATGGTGATCACCGCGCCGTTCAGCAGCAGCGCAACGAACGTGGAGGCGACCACGCGGGGGACGACGAGGCGGTGGATCGGGTCGATGCCCAGCACCTCGAGGGCGTCGATCTCCTCGCGGATGGTGCGGGCCCCGAGGTCGGCGCAGATGGCCGTCGACCCGGCCCCCGCGACCACGAGCACGGTGACCAGCGGGCCCAACTGGGTGACGGCGCCGATGGCCGCACCCGCGCCCGACACGTCGGCGGCGCCGAACTCCGCGAGAAGGATGTTCAGCAGGAAGATCAGCAGAACGGTCAGCGGCGCCGAGACGGCGAGTGTCGGCAGAAACGACACCCGGAACAGAAACCAGGACTGAAGGATGAACTCGCGCCACTGGAACGGCGGCTTG is a window of Mycobacterium sp. 3519A DNA encoding:
- a CDS encoding ABC transporter permease, which translates into the protein MSSTQVLRARFPRSAATAERVVGSPARALDSIGHVAWFVVTAMGSIGHALRYYRKETLRLIAEIGMGTGAMAVIGGTSAIVGFVSLSGSSLVAIQGFASLGNIGVEAFTGFFAAMINVRSAAPLVSGVALAAVVGAGATAELGAMRISEEIDALEVMGIKSISYLVSTRIMAGFVVIIPLYAMAMILSFLSGQVTTTLFYGQSTGTYEHYFSTFLRPEDVFWSFVDAIIISIIVMLNHCYYGYFASGGPVGVGEAVGRAMRASLVAVALVVLLVALALYGVDPNFNLTV
- a CDS encoding MlaE family ABC transporter permease; this translates as MCVLTGKALFKPPFQWREFILQSWFLFRVSFLPTLAVSAPLTVLLIFLLNILLAEFGAADVSGAGAAIGAVTQLGPLVTVLVVAGAGSTAICADLGARTIREEIDALEVLGIDPIHRLVVPRVVASTFVALLLNGAVITIGLVGGFVFGVYLQNVSAGAYVSTLTLITGLPEVLISVVKATTFGLIAGLVGCYRGLTVSGGAKGVGTAVNETLVLCVIALFAVNVVLTTIGVRFGTGR